Proteins from one Podospora pseudocomata strain CBS 415.72m chromosome 4, whole genome shotgun sequence genomic window:
- a CDS encoding hypothetical protein (EggNog:ENOG503NUTY; COG:P), translating to MQMGGTRFTKASQRLHSFCLFLALGSFIWGYNVGVLASVLVHPGFKKTLHRPDASLSGLITAIYYLGTFISYLFFAHPAADKLGRRHAAFVGMGVTCVGQALQVGATGSAAEALGMVIVGRIVAGVGTGIISTSVPLYQSEIAPSKHRGRFVVMNHIGFITGLASGFWVGYGMTFWDSERGLQVAWRYSLSVSFVPAFFFLVGLLFMHESPRWLVEHGKIDEAFTTLQYYREGYYTSDEIYDELDDIERSVASFRVTGLVWTSLFADRSLFARMWRSALLQFLAQMCGATAMKYYLPALFRALGLSHRVSLLAGGIESTLKIGCNVLEMFIIDRVGRRLTLVIGAVIMAFSLLINGTLPLIYPNNSNTAADYACVVFVFIYSLGYSMGFGPAAWVYGSEIFPTAVRARGLSFAASCGAIGSIIVTQIWPIGIAALGSKIYFFFMVINLVSVPIIYIFFLETKGRALEDMDVLFGGHDPSVSSEHLLADGEDEDDDQGPRRRGSPIDGGLWRD from the exons ATGCAAATGGGAGGAACACGCTTTACAAAAGCCTCACAGCGGCTACATTcgttttgtttgtttcttgCACTGGGGTCGTTTATCTGGGG ATATAATGTTGGCGTCCTCGCCTCGGTACTCGTCCACCCAGGTTTCAAAAAGACACTCCACAGACCAGATGCCTCTCTGAGCGGGCTCATCACGGCCATCTACTACCTCGGCACTTTCATCAGCTACCTTTTCTTTGCTCATCCGGCAGCAGACAAGCTTGGCCGGCGCCATGCTGCCtttgtggggatgggggtgacCTGTGTTGGTCAGGCGCTTCAGGTCGGCGCCACGGGCTCAGCTGCAGAGGctttggggatggtgatcGTTGGGAGAATCGTTGCGGGAGTAGGCACCGGGATAATTTCAACTAGTGTTCCCTTGTACCAAAG CGAGATTGCGCCATCCAAGCATCGTGGCAGGTTTGTTGTGATGAATCATATCGGATTCATCACAGGGCTTGCCTCTGGGTTTTG GGTTGGTTATGGGATGACATTTTGGGATAGCGAACGAGGTCTCCAGGTGGCATGGCGTTATTCTCTCTCCGTGTCTTTTGTCCcggctttcttcttcttagTTGGCCTGCTGTTCATGCATGAGTC ACCCCGGTGGCTCGTAGAGCATGGAAAGATTGATGAGGCCTTCACCACGCTTCAGTACTACCGCGAAGGGTATTACACATCCGATGAAATCTACGACGAGCTTGACGACATCGAACGCTCTGTAGCTTCTTTCAGAGTCACTGGCCTTGTTTGGACATCTCTGTTCGCCGACAGAAGTCTCTTTGCTCGCATGTGGCGATCGGCACTTTTGCAGTTCCTGGCGCAGATGTGCGGTGCTACGGCTATGAAATACTACCTTCCTGCTCTCTTTAGAGCTCTAGGCTTGAGCCATCGAGTGTCTCTACTCGCAGGGGGGATTGAAAGCACCCTTAAGATCGGGTGCAATGTGCTGGAGATGTTTATCATTGATAGAGTTGGACGAAGGCTGACACTTGTCATTGGAGCTGTTATTATGGCGTTCTCCTTGCTG ATCAACGGCACTTTGCCTTTGATTTATCCAAATAACTCCAACACCGCAGCAGATTATGCCTGTGTGGTCTTTGTTTTCATCTACTCATTGGGATACTCAATGGGATTTGGTCCAGCTGCCTGGGTGTATGGTTCCGAG ATTTTCCCAACCGCCGTCCGAGCACGGGGCCTCAGCTTTGCCGCTTCGTGCGGCGCCATAGGctccatcatcgtcacccAGATATGGCCCATTGGAATCGCGGCTCTCGGCTCCAAGATCTACTTCTTTTTCATGGTCATCAACCTAGTATCAGTTCCCATCATTTACATCTTCTTTCTAGAAACGAAAGGGCGCGCTCTGGAAGATATGGATGTGCTATTTGGGGGACACGACCCAAGTGTCTCGTCAGAGCACCTATTGGCTGacggggaggatgaagacgatgatCAAGgcccaaggagaaggggaagtcCAATTGATGGGGGACTCTGGAGGGATTGA
- a CDS encoding hypothetical protein (EggNog:ENOG503NVWQ; CAZy:AA8; COG:G): MLFSEVAARAAAFLGLTAPVPRQFAFEPDSVAYEDPDTGLKFSSYTSARGISWRVAIPEDIPEGDKIFDTVLQVEAPIDVGWAGFAWGGHMTYNPLTIVWPNGNNVVLSSRIAYGYYSPPEYPNAEYRIVKTGTHVNATHFQITAVCTGCSRWGDEDIGFTELDPEYDSTLAFAYGDYPVDTPEDPSSTFGIHDSLGHPVFSLGTQAKNADFASKIEQL, from the exons ATGCTCTTCTCTGAAGTTGCTGCTCGCGCTGCTGCGTTCTTAGGTCTCA CGGCCCCGGTTCCTAGACAGTTCGCCTTTGAGCCCGACTCGGTTGCCTATGAGGATCCGGACACCGGCTTGAAATTCTCTTCTTACACCAGTGCTCGCGGCATCTCCTGGCGTGTGGCTATCCCAGAGGACATCCCGGAGGGTGACAAGATCTTCGACACTGTATTGCAGGTTGAGGCGCCCATCGATGttggctgggctgggttCGCCTGGGGTGGCCACATGACCTATAATCCCTTAACTATCGTTTGgcccaacggcaacaacgTCGTTCTTTCGTCCAGGATCGCCTA TGGTTACTACAGCCCTCCCGAGTATCCCAACGCCGAATACAGAATCGTCAAGACCGGCACCCATGTCAACGCCACTCACTTTCAAATCACGGCTGTTTGCACGGGCTGTTCGagatggggagatgaagacaTTGGCTTCACTGAGTTAGATCCCGAGTATGACAGCACACTCGCTTTCGCCTATGGTGACTACCCCGTCGACACGCCGGAGGACCCTTCATCCACCTTTGGTATTCACGACAGCTTGGGCCACCCCGTGTTTTCTCTCGGTACCCAGGCCAAGAATGCTGACTTTGCGTCCAAGATTGAGCAACTTTAG